Below is a genomic region from Burkholderia pseudomultivorans.
TGTCCGGACCGCCCCGTCATCACCGGGCGAGTTACCAATGGCACCAACTTCGTGCAGTGGAAGCTGCCCGACAACGAGGCGCTGTCGGGCCTGCGCTCGCGCGACCTCGGCGGTGCGCAGGCGAATCAGATCGTGGCCGACGATACGCCGGGCAAGCTCCAGGTGCAGGTATCGAGCGATCATGCGCAGTCACGCCTCGTGGTCGGCTACAACACGCGCATCGACGGACATGCGGGGCGTGGTACGGGGCGCGGGACCGGATGGGAGCTGGCGACCGACTCCTGGGGCGTGCTGCGCGCGAACCAGGGAATGCTGGTGACGACGGAGACGCGCGCCGGCGCAACGGCCCCGGCGAAGGACATGGGCGAGACGGTGCAGCGCCTCGCGCAGGCGCGCGAGTTACATGACACGCTCGCCAGGGCCGCGATCCAGGCGCAGGCGCAGGACGGGCAGGATCAGCCTGAGGTGGTCAATGCACTGCGCAAACAGGGCGATGAAATCTCGGGGCAGGGCGGCGGAGATTATCCGGAGCTGTCGAAACCGCATCTGGTCATCGCGTCGCCGGCCGGGATCGAAGCGACAACAGCGGGCAGCATCCATCTGGCCAGCGCGGAGCATACGGCGCTGACGGGCGGCGGACATGTCAGCGTGAGCAGCGGCAGCAGCCTGTTGGCTTCCGCGCGCAACGCGATCCGTCTTTTTGCGTACAAGCTCGGTATTCGGATGGTTTCGTATGCGGGCGACATCGATCTCAAGGCGTTGCAGAAGAACCTCAACCTGCTGGCGAAGCTCGAGATTACGCAGACCGCGAACCGGATCACGATCAAGGCGACCGAAGAGGTGATGCTTCACGGCGGCGACAGTTATATCAGCCTGAAGCCCGGGAAGATCACGGTGGGCGGCGGAGTGTACGAGGTCAACGCTCAAGCGAAGAACCTGCCGCCGAAGCCGATGGGGGTGAACGCGAACGGGCTGCCCGACGTTCAGGCGAACGACCAGAGGTTCCGCGTGCTGTCACCGACCGGCAAGCCGTTGCCCGGTGTGGATTACCGGATGACCACGCAATCCGGCGGGCATATCTTCAGCACGGACAGCCTGGGGCGCTCCCCCGCTTTGAATACGGCTGAACCGGAGCCCGCAGAGTTCCAGCTTCACTGGGACGAATTCGCTGCGGCACCCGACACGTCCCGCGCGTGACGGATTACTGGCACCCGATCAGGAGTACACGGTTTTGGCAGACACTGACAATCTGAAAGTGACGGGAACGACCGATCCCGATCCGAACACCTGCGTGGACGCGCAGTGCAATTGCAACATTATCTGGTCGCTTGCTCAGCAGTTCTCGATGCGGCAGATCGTAACGAACGCGCGCACGCACGATCACATGCCCGACTATCGCGAAGGCGAAGCGCACGTGTCGGGGGCACAGCTCGAGAAGCAGGCTCCGACGTTTGTCAGCGATCCGGAGGTCCGGGCGCGACGCATCGCTGCTGCATATGCACGCGTATTCCTCGAAGAATTTCACCTGGGGGACAAGAGCAAGATCGGCCGATTCTACTGGCTGGCGCTGGGTGCGTTCGCGTCCAAGCAGGTTGCCGCTACATTGGCGCTCTGGCAGGTGCGATACGCCGGACGCTGGACCGAGTTGCGCGCCGGACTGGGGCGGGGCAATCTCTGGCTCTTCAACGACGTGCTGGCATGGTTCTATGCGTATGCGGCCGGGTCCGACACGTTCGACAAATGCGTGCATGCGCGCGATAGCCGTAATTTTGTCGCGCAGGTCGCGACGAACTTTACACGGCAGTTAGCGTATGCCGATTCGATCGACAAGATTCCCTATGAGATCGATGGCGAGACTGGCAAAAAGAAGGACAAGCTGGGATATCTCAAGTGCACGCAGATCATTATTGACGGATTTGCGCAAGTCAAGGAATGGGAAGGTTGTGAAGATAAAAAGAAACCTGCTATTGCCTTTGCGCACTTAATTTCAATTGCCCAGCACGAACAAGGTGAAGTGCTGCAGGGCTTGATCTACGATGATCCAAAGTTCGCCAAATGGTTAAAGATTCAACGTGGTGCGCTGGCGACGTCCGATGATACGGCGATCAATAATTCGATGGATGCGATGGGGCGCGGCATGTCTGATGGATCGGACATTGCCCTGTCACCGGTCATTCGTGCCCTGGTGCCCAATCTTCAACTGGTCCTTACGTCGGACGATAAAACCGAGAATATTGAGTTTAGATCCGATGCGCCAGATCGGCTGGTGCTGGAGGATTATCAGAAGCGTATGGACTGGATTATGGGTGCGGCAAAGAAATTTCACGGGTTGATGCAGGGAGTGCGAAGGGGTGTAATGATGAATCACCTGACTGAAATAAAAAGCTGGGGTGATAGACCAGAATGAAAATGAAAAAGATATCATTTTTTTCACTGATTATTGGCGTGTTCCTCGCTGGTATCGTTTTTGCGATGCATGACGGGAATTCCCAGGTAACCGTTGATAAAGGCAATCGCATGAATTCATCACCTACACTTGTCCGGTTTGGCGACCCTAAAGACTCCGACCTCAAGGGGCCGGGAACGTCGGTTGATAATCACTCGTCGGGTGCGAGGTTTTATCAGCACGACTGGATGAGAGGCAATCTTGGGACGGTCGAGTTCGAGCATGGAAAACACAGCTTCATGATCGACAACGTGTTGTCGGCGATAGGGTCCGCCGATACGGATGTGCCGGGCGGTATTTACCAGTGGAGCATAAATTTCGGGGTGAGTCCGGAGCAGGCTGACACGCATGAGGCCGCTATGGCTCGGATGGCGAAACTCTTTCGAGATTTGCGAGCGAAAGGCTGGATTCGGTGTATTGATGTAGGTGATCCTCGCTTGACCGGGAAGCAGGCGTGGGATCGTCTACGCGTTGATTCGGTCTACTCGCTGGATCCGGATTACACGCCGACTATTGACGAATGGAAGGTCGCGATCAGAAAGATGCCACATTGGGTATTTTATGCAGATGGCGTCTATCTCGATGTATCACTCACGGAAAGCAACATGGGAGGTTTCGTCGGCAAGACGACTTATCTCCTGACTATGGATATAAAGAACGAATATGCGTTCTATGGCTTGGGGTACTTTCCGGGCAACGCCGACAAAATTCGTAACTGGAAGACGTTGCTTCCGGCAGAGCTGCAGAAGTACCACGCGAAGCGACTTGCCACCGAGGCTGAGCTGAAAGCACAAGGCTATACGGTCGATACGGCCTATCAGGATCCACCGATCAAGGCCTTGCAGGGATCGTCCACCAATCCATGACGACGAGGCGCAGGCGATGCGAGCAACAGTAGGCGGAAGAGCGCAAATTGTGGTCGGTGACGCGACCAGCCACGGCGGACGCGTGATTTCTGGTAGCCCGTCCTCGACATGGGGGCGCGAGGAGATTCCCATTGCGCGCAAGGGCGACAAGGTGACCTGCCCGATATGCGCACCTCACGTATTCGAGATTGCGGAAGGGTGCGCCGATAGCCTGGACTTCGGTGCGCCGGTTGCGCTGGAAGGGCACACAACGACCTGCGGTGCGGTTTTGCTGGCGCGGGCCGGCGACGCGGACTGACATTCGGGCCGGGGCGCGCGGACATTTTCGACGCGCTCCCGGCACGCTCATCGAGCGTCATCGATGCTGCATCCGATGCAGGCTGATGTCGGCTGGCGCACGCACTGATGAAGAAAACGCTATTTTTTTGCGCCGATCCTGTCGGTGTTGCTGCTTGCGTCGCGCTGGCCGCTGTTCTCCAGGTTGCGTGCAGGAGGATGGATGCGTTATGTCGACACGGACGATCAGGCGCCGCCGATCAAGGCGTTGCATGAATCGCCCCTGACTCCGTGACGAGGTGACGACCTGGCGTCGCGATTGTAGTTCCCGACGGTGCAGCAGCCCGTTCCCCCCGCCTCAGCCGGAACATGCCAACGCTGCACATCCCCGCCAACCATCCCGCAGAAACGAAAAACGGGCCTTGCGGCCCGTATTCATTCAAGTGCTGGCGGAAGCGGTGAGATTCGAACTCACGGACAGTTTCCCGTCGCCGGTTTTCAAGACCGGTGCCTTAAACCGCTCGGCCACGCTTCCACACGAGGCGGCATTGTAACCGAAATGCCGCCTCGATTTGTCGTCAATCGTCACGCAGGAACAGTTCCTGCAGATCGTTGAGAAAGCGCTGGCCGAGCGGCGTCGGCGCGATCTGCGCGAAATCGCGCGCGATCAGCCCGCGTCGTTCCGCTTCCTTCAGCGCCGGTTCGATCGTGCTGATCGGCAGGCCCGTGCGTTCGGCAAAGCTGTGCACGGGAAAGCCCTCGACCAGCCGCAGCGTGTTCAGCATGAACTCGAACGGCAGATCGCGCGCGCCGACCTCGCGCTCCTCCTGCACCGGCGTGCCGGCCATCGCCTGCTCGATGAAGGTCGCCGGATGCTTGTAGCGCGCCTGCCGCAGGATCCGGTTCGGAAACGACAGCTTCGTATGCGCGCCCGCGCCGATCCCGAGATAGTCGCCGAAGCGCCAGTAGTTCAGGTTGTGCTTGCACTGATGGTTCGGCTTCGCGTACGCGGACACTTCGTATCGACCGTAGCCGGCCTCCGCCGTGCGCGCGTGTATCCATTCCTGCATGTCGGCCGACGCATCGTCGTCGGGCACGGCAGGCGGGAATTTCGCGAACATCGTGTTCGGCTCGAGCGTCAGGTGATACAGCGACAGATGCGGCGGCGCGAACGACAGCGCGGTCTCGATATCGGCCCGGCACTCGTCGAGCGTCTGGTTCGGCAGCGCGAACATCAGGTCGAGGTTGAAATTGTCGAACGTCTTCGCGGCGATCTCGACGGCCGCGCGCGCCTGCGCGGTATCGTGGATGCGGCCGAGCGCCTTCAGGTGCGCTTCGTTGAAACTCTGGATGCCGACCGACAGCCGGTTCACGCCGCTTGCGCGGAACTGCGCGAACTTCGCGGCTTCGAACGTGCCCGGATTCGCTTCGAGCGTGATCTCCGCATCGGCGTCGAGCGGCAGCAGCGCGCGCACGTCCGACAGCAGCCGGTCGAGGCCGCCTGCCGACAGCAGGCTCGGCGTGCCGCCGCCGATGAACACCGTATGCACCTGGCGTCCCCAGACGAGCGGCAGCGCCTGTTCGAGATCGGCGCGCAGCGCGTCGAGATACTCGGTTTCGGGAAACCGTTCGCCCTTCCATTCGTGCGAGTTGAAATCGCAGTACGGGCACTTGCGCACGCACCACGGAAAATGCACGTACAGCGCGAGCGGCGGCAGCGACGTGAGCCGCACCTGTCCGGGAGACGTGAAGGTCGCGACGACGCGCGCGCCGGTTTCGGCGGCCTGGCTCATGCAGCCTCCCGAAGTGTTCCGCCGCAAGCGGGGCGGCGGCGTTGCGTGCTCATGCCGCTTCCTCCTCAAGCCGCGCGAGCAGCGCCTTCAGCGCACGCGCGCGATGGCTGTGCGCGTTCTTCACGGCCGGCTCGAGTTCGGCCGCCGTCGCGCCGAGCGCCGGCAGGTAGAAATACGGGTCGTAGCCGAAGCCGTGTTCGCCGCGCGGCGCATCGACGATTTCGCCGTCCCAGCGGCCTTCGGCGAACAGCGGCTCGGGATCGTCCGCGTGGCGCACGAGCGCGAGCACGCAGCAGTAGTACGCACGACGGTCGGCGACGTCGCGCAACTGCTCGACGAGATACGCATTGTTCGCCGCGTCGCCTTTGTCGCGGCCCGCGCGCTGCGCGTAGCGCGCCGAATAGACGCCCGGCGCGCCGCGCAGCGCGCGCACGCACAGACCGGAATCGTCGGCGATCGCCGGCAATCCGGTGAGCCGCGACGCGTGGCGCGCTTTCGTCAGCGCATTCTCGATGAAGGTGTGGAACGGCTCGTCGGCCTCCGGCACCGCGAGATCGCCCTGCGGGACGATCTCGATGCCGACCGTCGAGAACAGTGCGCTGAACTCGCGCAGCTTGCCGGCGTTGTTCGACGCGAGCACGATGCGCGACAGCGGCGCGGCGATGCGATCGTCAGCCATGAGCGGCACCCAGCACGTCCTTCTGCAGTTGCACGAGCTCGCCGATCCCGCTTTGCGCGAGATCGAGCAGCGCATTCATCTCGGCGCGCGAGAACGGTACGCCTTCGGCCGTGCCCTGGACTTCGACGAAGCCGCCGGCGCCCGTCATCACGACGTTCATGTCGGTATCGCAGCGCGAATCTTCCGCGTAGTCGAGATCGAGCACGGGCGTGCCTTCGTAGACGCCCACCGAGATCGCGGCGACGTGATCGACGATCGGCGAGCGTTCGAGCTTGCCGGCCGCGATCAGCTTCGACACCGCGTCGTGTGCGGCGACGAACGCGCCGGTGATGCTGGCCGTGCGCGTGCCGCCGTCGGCCTGGATCACGTCGCAGTCGATATGGATCGTGCGCGGCCCGAGCGCCTCCAGGTCGAACACCGCGCGCAGCGCGCGGCCGATCAGGCGCTGAATTTCCTGCGTGCGGCCGGTCTGCTTGCCGCGCGCCGCCTCGCGGTCGCTGCGCGTATGCGTCGCGCGCGGCAGCATCCCGTATTCGGCGGTCAGCCAGCCTTGCCCGCGTTCGCGCAGGAACTCGGGCACGCGCTCGGCGACGCTCGCCGTGCAGATCACCTTGGTGTCGCCGAATTCGACCAGCACGGAGCCTTCCGCGTGTTTCGTGTAGTGGCGCGTGAGTGCGACCTTGCGCAGTGCGTCGGCGCGGCGGCCGCTCGGGCGGGAAAAGGAGGACGTCATGAGCGAATCGTTAGGAGAAGGAGGAAACCCCGATTTTAGCGCCGAACGGCGGTGCCGCCCGGCGGGGTGGTCCGCAAAAATGGGATAATGCGCGCTTCCCGCCCCGCGCTTTGCGATGCGCCGGGCGCCTCGACATATCCCGCCCGCAAGGGCACCCAGACGGCGAGACGAACCATGATCTATAGCATGACGGGCTACGCGAGCGCGACGCGCGAACTCGCGGCGGCCACCGGCAATGGCGGCGCCAGCGTATCGGTCGAACTGCGCACCGTGAATTCGCGCTTCCTCGACCTGAATTTCCGCATGCCGGACGACGTGCGCGCGTGCGAATCCGCGCTGCGCGAGATGCTGATGAGCAAGCTGTCGCGCGGCAAGGTCGACGTGCGCATCAACCTGCAGCGCGGCGAGCAGAGCATCGGCGCGGGTGCGCTGAACCAGACCGCGCTCGGCCAGCTCGCCGACCTGGAACGCTCGGTGCTCGACGCGTTCCCGGGCGTCGGCCGCCTGCGCGCGGGCGAGATCCTGCGCTGGCCCGGCGTGCTGGCCGAGAGCGGCGTGTCGGCCGACGCGATCCGCGACGCGGTGCTCGCGTGCGGCAAGGAAGCGATCGGCGAACTCGTCGTGGTGCGCTCGCGCGAAGGCGCGCAGCTCGCGACGATGCTGCTGTCGAACGTCGCCGAGATGGAGGCGATCGTCGCGCGCATCACGCCGCTCGTGCCGGAGCTGATCGCGAAGCACCAGCAGAAGATCGTCGAGCGGCTGCAGGAAGCGCTTGGCATCGCGGCGCCCGAAGGCAGCGCGCCAATCGTCTCGCGCGAGGAAGCCGCGGAGCGCATCCGTCAGGAAGTGACGATGTACGGGATCCGGATCGATATCGCGGAAGAGCTGTCGCGACTCACCGCGCACCTGAACGAAACGCGTCATGTGATCGAGAAGGGCGGCCGCGTCGGCAAGCGTCTCGACTTCATGATGCAGGAATTGAATCGCGAAGCGAACACGCTCGGCTCGAAGGCGGCGGCGAAGGAACTCGCCGATGCGTCGATGGCGCTCAAGCTGCTGATCGAGCAGATGCGCGAGCAAGTGCAAAACCTGGAGTAAAAGCAAGATGACCGAATCCACCCGCGACGGCCACGCGTCGCATTCGCTGCACGGCGGAGTCTATCCCGGCAACCTGTTCATGGTGGTCGCGCCGTCGGGCGCCGGCAAGTCGACGCTCGTGAACGCGCTGCTGTCGAAGGACAGCGACATCTGCCTGTCGATCTCGTACACGACGCGCAAGCCGCGTCCGGGCGAGCAGGATGGCCAGCACTACCACTTCACGACCGTCGACGATTTCCGCGCGCGTCATGCGGCGCACGAATTCCTCGAGAGCGCCGAAGTGCACGGCAACTACTACGGGACGTCGCGCCTGTGGATCGAAGAGCAGATGAAGAACGGCCACGACGTGCTGCTCGAAATCGACTGGCAGGGCGCGCTGCAGGTGAAGAAGCAGTTCCGCAACGCGGTCGGCATCTTCATCCTGCCGCCGTCGCTCGACGCGCTCGAGGAGCGCCTGAAGAAGCGCGGCCAGGACGAGCCGAACGTGATCACGCGCCGCCTGCTCGCCGCCGGCAGCGAGATCGCGCACGCCTCGGAAGCGGAGTACGTGGTGATCAACGAGAATTTCGATCGTGCGCTGGCCGAGCTCGAATGCATCGTCGCGGCCACGCGCCTGCGCTTTGCTTCGCAGTACGCGCGACACACGGAGCTGTTCATCGAACTGGGCATCCATCTGCCCCACGCGGAATGACGCGGGGTACGAGGGACATAAGGTAGAATAAGGACTATATTCAGAAGGAATTACCCAACATGGCTCGCATTACTGTCGAAGACTGCCTGAAGCAAATCCCGAACCGCTTCGAACTGGCGCTCGCCGCCACCTATCGCGCGCGGCAGCTCGCGCAAGGCCATACGCCGAAGATCGAGAGCCGCGACAAGCCGACCGTCGTCGCGCTGCGCGAGATCG
It encodes:
- a CDS encoding DUF2515 family protein; this encodes MADTDNLKVTGTTDPDPNTCVDAQCNCNIIWSLAQQFSMRQIVTNARTHDHMPDYREGEAHVSGAQLEKQAPTFVSDPEVRARRIAAAYARVFLEEFHLGDKSKIGRFYWLALGAFASKQVAATLALWQVRYAGRWTELRAGLGRGNLWLFNDVLAWFYAYAAGSDTFDKCVHARDSRNFVAQVATNFTRQLAYADSIDKIPYEIDGETGKKKDKLGYLKCTQIIIDGFAQVKEWEGCEDKKKPAIAFAHLISIAQHEQGEVLQGLIYDDPKFAKWLKIQRGALATSDDTAINNSMDAMGRGMSDGSDIALSPVIRALVPNLQLVLTSDDKTENIEFRSDAPDRLVLEDYQKRMDWIMGAAKKFHGLMQGVRRGVMMNHLTEIKSWGDRPE
- a CDS encoding PAAR domain-containing protein, with amino-acid sequence MRATVGGRAQIVVGDATSHGGRVISGSPSSTWGREEIPIARKGDKVTCPICAPHVFEIAEGCADSLDFGAPVALEGHTTTCGAVLLARAGDAD
- the hemW gene encoding radical SAM family heme chaperone HemW, whose amino-acid sequence is MSQAAETGARVVATFTSPGQVRLTSLPPLALYVHFPWCVRKCPYCDFNSHEWKGERFPETEYLDALRADLEQALPLVWGRQVHTVFIGGGTPSLLSAGGLDRLLSDVRALLPLDADAEITLEANPGTFEAAKFAQFRASGVNRLSVGIQSFNEAHLKALGRIHDTAQARAAVEIAAKTFDNFNLDLMFALPNQTLDECRADIETALSFAPPHLSLYHLTLEPNTMFAKFPPAVPDDDASADMQEWIHARTAEAGYGRYEVSAYAKPNHQCKHNLNYWRFGDYLGIGAGAHTKLSFPNRILRQARYKHPATFIEQAMAGTPVQEEREVGARDLPFEFMLNTLRLVEGFPVHSFAERTGLPISTIEPALKEAERRGLIARDFAQIAPTPLGQRFLNDLQELFLRDD
- the rdgB gene encoding RdgB/HAM1 family non-canonical purine NTP pyrophosphatase produces the protein MADDRIAAPLSRIVLASNNAGKLREFSALFSTVGIEIVPQGDLAVPEADEPFHTFIENALTKARHASRLTGLPAIADDSGLCVRALRGAPGVYSARYAQRAGRDKGDAANNAYLVEQLRDVADRRAYYCCVLALVRHADDPEPLFAEGRWDGEIVDAPRGEHGFGYDPYFYLPALGATAAELEPAVKNAHSHRARALKALLARLEEEAA
- the rph gene encoding ribonuclease PH is translated as MTSSFSRPSGRRADALRKVALTRHYTKHAEGSVLVEFGDTKVICTASVAERVPEFLRERGQGWLTAEYGMLPRATHTRSDREAARGKQTGRTQEIQRLIGRALRAVFDLEALGPRTIHIDCDVIQADGGTRTASITGAFVAAHDAVSKLIAAGKLERSPIVDHVAAISVGVYEGTPVLDLDYAEDSRCDTDMNVVMTGAGGFVEVQGTAEGVPFSRAEMNALLDLAQSGIGELVQLQKDVLGAAHG
- a CDS encoding YicC/YloC family endoribonuclease; its protein translation is MIYSMTGYASATRELAAATGNGGASVSVELRTVNSRFLDLNFRMPDDVRACESALREMLMSKLSRGKVDVRINLQRGEQSIGAGALNQTALGQLADLERSVLDAFPGVGRLRAGEILRWPGVLAESGVSADAIRDAVLACGKEAIGELVVVRSREGAQLATMLLSNVAEMEAIVARITPLVPELIAKHQQKIVERLQEALGIAAPEGSAPIVSREEAAERIRQEVTMYGIRIDIAEELSRLTAHLNETRHVIEKGGRVGKRLDFMMQELNREANTLGSKAAAKELADASMALKLLIEQMREQVQNLE
- the gmk gene encoding guanylate kinase translates to MTESTRDGHASHSLHGGVYPGNLFMVVAPSGAGKSTLVNALLSKDSDICLSISYTTRKPRPGEQDGQHYHFTTVDDFRARHAAHEFLESAEVHGNYYGTSRLWIEEQMKNGHDVLLEIDWQGALQVKKQFRNAVGIFILPPSLDALEERLKKRGQDEPNVITRRLLAAGSEIAHASEAEYVVINENFDRALAELECIVAATRLRFASQYARHTELFIELGIHLPHAE
- the rpoZ gene encoding DNA-directed RNA polymerase subunit omega, with amino-acid sequence MARITVEDCLKQIPNRFELALAATYRARQLAQGHTPKIESRDKPTVVALREIAAGQVGVEMLKKVPV